A portion of the Corynebacterium occultum genome contains these proteins:
- a CDS encoding sigma-70 family RNA polymerase sigma factor: MKHRYFGELSDQDLVHKHLAGDRGAFTEIFHRYATRLMWVARRYTRNEQDAHDILQEAFFNAARNLHTFRAEASLSTWLHRLVMNSGYDFAHHRSRREVATLDNEVIPHEFNLRLSYDPVSRVDLVLLLRQALATLRPEQSAALLLVDLVGYNVTHVADLHGVAPGTIKSRRCRARENLREALEPSLG; this comes from the coding sequence ATGAAGCACCGCTATTTTGGCGAACTCTCGGACCAGGATCTGGTCCATAAACATCTGGCGGGGGACCGGGGCGCCTTCACCGAGATCTTCCATCGTTATGCCACCAGATTAATGTGGGTGGCCAGGCGCTATACCCGCAATGAGCAGGATGCCCACGATATCCTGCAGGAGGCATTCTTCAATGCGGCCCGCAACCTGCACACCTTCCGGGCCGAGGCCTCCCTCTCCACGTGGCTGCACCGTCTGGTGATGAATAGTGGCTATGATTTCGCCCACCATCGCAGCCGCCGGGAAGTGGCCACCCTGGACAATGAAGTCATTCCGCATGAATTTAACCTGCGGCTCAGCTATGACCCGGTGTCCCGGGTCGACCTGGTGCTCCTGCTGCGACAGGCCCTGGCCACCCTCCGCCCCGAGCAATCTGCCGCCCTGCTGCTGGTGGACCTGGTCGGTTATAACGTCACCCATGTCGCCGATCTGCACGGGGTAGCCCCGGGCACCATCAAATCGCGGCGCTGCCGGGCCCGGGAAAACCTGCGGGAGGCACTGGAACCCAGCCTGGGGTGA
- the trxA gene encoding thioredoxin has product MSNVIDVTQDTFRSTVIESEKPVLVDFWAEWCGPCKKLSPMIEEIAAEFGDQITVAKIDVDSERTLGAMFQIMSIPSVLVFKDGEKVDEFVGLKPKSEIVAMLKDHL; this is encoded by the coding sequence ATGAGCAATGTCATTGACGTCACCCAGGACACCTTCCGCTCCACCGTCATCGAGTCCGAGAAGCCGGTGCTCGTTGACTTCTGGGCGGAATGGTGCGGACCCTGCAAGAAGCTCAGCCCGATGATCGAGGAGATCGCCGCCGAGTTCGGTGATCAGATCACCGTCGCCAAAATTGACGTGGATTCTGAGCGCACCCTGGGAGCCATGTTCCAGATCATGTCGATCCCTTCGGTACTCGTTTTCAAGGACGGCGAAAAGGTCGATGAATTCGTCGGTCTCAAGCCCAAGTCCGAGATTGTCGCAATGCTGAAGGACCATCTCTAG
- the trxB gene encoding thioredoxin-disulfide reductase: MTEEATVHDVAIIGSGPAGYTAAIYAARAELKPIVFEGYEYGGSLMNTTDVENFPGFAQGIMGPELMADMRSQAERFGADLRMEMAENVDLSGEIKRITADGQEYLARTVILSTGSAPRQLGIEGEQTLTGRGVSTCATCDGFFFKGQHIAVVGGGDSAMEEAIFLTKFAESVTIVHRREGFRASAIMLDRAKANEKIRFLTDTTVNRVLGEGKVEGLEICNTVTGEVSTLDVTAMFVAIGHDPRSTFLQGQVELNENGYVLVEEPSTRTNVSGVFACGDLVDDHYQQAITAAGSGCRAAIDAEHYLAALGDN, translated from the coding sequence ATGACAGAGGAAGCTACGGTCCACGACGTCGCCATCATCGGCTCCGGTCCCGCCGGTTACACCGCCGCCATCTACGCCGCCCGTGCCGAGCTCAAGCCCATCGTCTTCGAGGGTTATGAGTACGGCGGCTCCCTGATGAACACCACCGATGTGGAGAACTTCCCGGGCTTCGCCCAGGGCATCATGGGACCGGAGCTCATGGCCGACATGCGTTCCCAGGCTGAGCGTTTCGGCGCCGACCTGCGCATGGAGATGGCCGAGAACGTGGACCTCAGCGGTGAGATCAAGCGCATCACCGCCGACGGCCAGGAATACCTCGCCCGCACCGTCATCCTCTCCACCGGTTCCGCCCCGCGCCAGCTCGGCATCGAAGGTGAGCAGACCCTCACCGGCCGGGGTGTCTCCACCTGCGCCACCTGCGACGGCTTCTTCTTCAAGGGCCAGCACATCGCCGTGGTCGGTGGCGGCGACTCCGCCATGGAGGAAGCGATCTTCCTGACCAAGTTCGCCGAGTCCGTCACCATCGTCCACCGCCGCGAAGGCTTCCGCGCCTCCGCCATCATGTTGGACCGCGCCAAGGCCAATGAGAAGATCCGCTTCCTGACCGACACCACCGTCAACCGGGTTCTCGGTGAAGGCAAGGTGGAGGGCCTGGAGATCTGCAACACCGTCACCGGTGAAGTCTCCACCCTGGATGTCACCGCCATGTTCGTCGCCATCGGCCACGACCCGCGTTCCACCTTCCTGCAGGGCCAGGTCGAACTCAACGAGAACGGCTATGTGCTGGTCGAAGAGCCCTCCACCCGCACCAACGTCTCCGGTGTCTTCGCCTGTGGTGACCTGGTTGATGATCACTACCAGCAGGCCATTACCGCCGCCGGTTCCGGCTGCCGCGCCGCCATCGACGCCGAGCACTACCTCGCCGCCCTCGGCGACAACTAA